The Denticeps clupeoides chromosome 4, fDenClu1.1, whole genome shotgun sequence genome segment ATTCATGATCCTAAGCCTATACAACATTCCATACTTGATCAAATGGGCCTCCCTCTTTTTCCACTGCCACAAGTTCCTCAGAATGTTTACTACCCATATTTCTATCCACAAAATGCTAAACCTCCCCAATTACAATCTCCAGAGACCGGCTCTTTTAGTCCATCTAGACTTGATGCtcatcctccagctcctccagtgaGTACACTTCCCCTGGTGCCCAAGCTGGATTCAAGAGTTCCACCTCCCAGTTCAGATCCTGTTCATCCTGTTCAACAGCCCCATTACACTCTTCAGAGTTTGTGGCCTTGGTACGCACAAGCTCTGAAACCTTCAAAGCCGGCTATTAGTGAAAAACCTGTTTATGCTGCTCCTCAACATGTTGTTCCTGTGACCCCACCCCCAGCAAAACCTCTGAGCCCACACCTCCCCCTCCCATTGAGTCCCGAAGCCATTGGACCCATTACTCCTAAACCGGCACAAACACCACCAGTCCCATTTCCTGAACTCAACCTTTTGCCAAATCAGCCTGCGTCAATTGTTTGTCCCCCTACCCCCTGCCCCCCGGTCTGTCCTCCATCCTATTCCAGCTGCTGTCACATTCATTGCCATCAGcactaccaccaccacaatCACTTTGGCCTTGCAGTTGGTGGTGCTGCTCAGTTTATACAGTCCTCAAACACCAGGAACCAAACCAGCTTTCAGCAGCCTCTGAATGTACCCCCATTTGTGGCCCAAATACAATCCCCTGCATCAACATTGCTTCCAGTTTCCAAACCTCCTTCTCAACCTCCAGCACCGCAATCAATACAGAGCCGAATCCAGCAACAGGCACCTTTCCATACTTATGGGATAAAGGGACAAATCTTTCCCTATGACTCAAGTAATTTTCTTTATCCTGCTCAACCACCACCAGACACATcacattttcaacattctttAGTACCTCCAGTCAGACAGGATCCTGTTCCTTGGCCATCTTGGCATCCACATGGATATTCTTTACATCCAAAGGGTAGTTCAGCAGGTGATCTTCCTGGAGGACTTTTTGTACCTGGTTTATCAAAGCCTTCCGAAGTGTCTGAACCTCACTTCCCATATGTTAACTCAGACTCTCCAGAAAAGCTGAACTTCAAAATCCCTCAACCCAGCCTTCTGCAGGAGACTAATCACCCCTATGAGAAACAACCTGACTCTGCCCCTGATCTACTGTCCTCTGTTTCTCATGGGGCACCTCAAACATTTGCAAAATACTGGAGGAATGTTTTATCCTTACCATATCAGCATGCTGGTCATCCTAATGCTCCAAAACAACTGCAACCAGCAAATTCCCCTCAAGGTAACGTCTCGTTTTCTCTAATGTAGCTACTGAcatctgctgtttttgtgtgtaatagCAATTTCTTCTCTTTGGTCCTTGTAGGTTATGTGGAAAACCCCTTCCACTTCTACAATGCTGACGAACAAAAATAACGGTGTTCAAATAAAGTTTTGGGGTAAACAAAAAGTcacttttattaatttcatttaatatacTTTGCTCTTGTAAGGATATTTTAAGAAATTTGTACAGATTGGCATTAGTTTTAGATGTCCGTCAAAACATTTTATCTGGTAGTGTGATTTGTCCTGTACATCTTCTAGATGATGAATAGTGTCTTCCCCTTATTCAGCCATGATTACATTAATGAAACACTCATTTGTTTTGGATTCATTTAATATCTTTTAGTTATAGCACCATTTTAAGTTTCAGTACAGTCATTATGACTCACCTCcccaaaatgtgtttatatggGATCACTGGAGGAGTATTGAAAGCACAGGCAGAGATTTAACAGTACAAGACTGGAAGGCTGTAGCTTGAAGTGACATAGCTAATCCCATGGACCTCTTAGAAATATATGAGTCTGCCAGGACACAGGGGTTTTGGTGGGGCAAGAAGAGCTGGTGCCTCAGGTAGGATTGGGTCAGCCACGGCTTCTCTCTTCACGATGGCTGCGGCTGGGGGCATGGCCTCGGATGACTCCGATTCTGCTGACAGTAGGTTGCTGACTGTAGGGTCATGCATCGCTGTCAACTTATGCAGTTTAATGCCATGAACCGGCGAGAGCTGTGGAGAAGCTGCATGATACTGGTGTAGGAAGACAGGTGTTGGAGCTGTTGCATTTATGCCAGCCTGCAATATACAATTggatttttattaaacttttcaaTTTACAACATTGGCTCCGTCTTGTCTTAATTGATATACAATGCTCAATAAATAGAGGGAACAcaaactttgatgtaatgtccttaaaacaagtcaaagtGAGGCCCAGTACGGTGTGAGGGCTCCACGtgcctccctacaatgcctgggcatgctcctgatgaggtggtggatggtctcctgaggatCTCCtaccagacctggactaaagcgtCTACCAACTCCTGGATAGtctgtggtgttggtggataaAGTGAGActtgatgtcccagatgtgttcaattggattcaggtctggggagcGGGTGgttcagtccatagcatcaatgccttcatctttgAGGAACTGCTGACTTACTCTAGCCACCCTCcagtctagcattgtcttgcattaggaggaaacCAGGACCAAcagcaccagcatatggtctcacaaggagTCTGAGgctctcatctcggtacctaatggcagtcaggctgccaaactggtcatgctgcaGTATGtttctccacggcatctccagacaCCCTAATGTCTGTCatatgtgctcagtgtgaaacCTGTTTTCATCTATTAAGAGCGCCAGTGGTGCATTTTTGCGAATCTTTGTGTGTCataagtgaccaaaacatcagccagaacgtataggaactgagaagtggtctgtggtcaccatgtggaaccacgcctttattggggatgtcttatgaagtgtttcctttattttctttgaGCAGAGAATATATCTCATGTGAAGCTGTACTACAGTGGGGATAACAAGTGAGTATGGAAGAAGCATTGAAAATTACCATTGGAGTGAAAATGTCACAGTGAACCGAGACATCCGAACCAATACCTCCAGCGCTGCAGAAGCCAAATTTCTGTAAATGACAAATGTTGGTTTGCACCCATCAATAAGAAACCTGTATTGCACTGGGTTAAAACAGGAGCACTGAAACTAGTTAAACATTTGCAAAAGTCGGTGTGTAAGATGTATTTACTGCAACAGTGTTATTCAGAGGAACACAGTTGTCATCTTCATCAGTCGTGCAGTTGGTCTCCACAATGGCGTATTCTGCAAACAGCCGAGGTCCACCTGCTAAAACCTGTTCACAGAACTGGAACTTTAGTTGCATTCAGTGGCACACACAACACCATATTGGTCAAGTGCATCACAGAAAGCCAATCACAGTTGCAGCAGTTACCTGTGATGACAGTCTTCCGACCTCGAGCAGGGAGAATTTACTGGTAGTGGCATTTCCTGTCTGGTTGTTGAATGAGGCCAGAGATGCTGACGTCACGATCAAAGCGTCAGTGTGGTTGAGAGGCAGGAGATTAATGCAGCCTACGCAGCCGTCCACAGTTTCTGCACACACCAGTAAAAGGATAATTTaggtttcatttacatttattacatttattaagtgtctacaatggtagtaagtgggttttgaacctgtgaacctTTGAACCTTCTAAttaataggcaagtgtgttacccagtagactactaccaccctggttgaTGTGCTGATTATGATTTGTAATACAGGTTCCTATTGAATAATATGAAAAAACGCACCTATTTCAGATCCACACTTGAAGGCCACTACTGACAAAACACCTGCAGCATTTGAAAGAGCAACATCACAGTCTGCTTCGACTGCCTGGAAAATGCATGAAACGCATGAGACAAGAAAGTTACCCGATATTCATGATGGCTGCCTTAAATGCCTTTGCAGTGCATTTTTCTTGTAACCTTTGAACTTGTATGAGGTCAAATGTTTTACAAAAAGATTAGTTATCAATGTTGTCCTCACCGATTCTGCTTTTGTCCTCACAGTGCAGTTTGCCACAGGGGTTGGATCCAGGACATGACATTTAGTCTCCAGCAGCTCCAACTCTATGAAATAGGTCTCCACTCCATCTGGCTGCAGCAGGGAGACAATAATACATCTCATTAACAGAATTACAGAatattacatacattaaaaactgTTTTATGCTGCCCTGTAAAAAGAAATTTTACACTTGCATCACAGTACGTGATAACAATTTTGCTGAAAAGTGATCCTGCTCACGTACTCTGGTGGCGATTTTGAAGTCATCGATTTGGTTAAGGGTGTACTTGTAGCCATGGGTGTGCTGAGCGTTGAGGAAATCCTGGGAGAACAGGGCTGCTTTCTCTGCCTCCGGTGAGTCGCAAGGTGCCTGGACACCTTTGGGCTGTTTCTGTGCCCATGCCACAGCGACCAGCAGccccaacacaacacacaggaTCTTCATATAGGCGGCAGGAGCTTAAAGACGACAGAGCTGCTGTACTGTGCCAGGTGCAGGCAGTATGTAAAAAGGTGACTGAGTGCACAGCATCCGTGTTATATATAGTCTGCACTTTAGTCACAGAAGAATTGACTGGGTAAACATACAGTCCCTGCACAACGGTGAATTGAGCAATAATATTTGGATGAAGAGTTGTGAATGAATGCCAATATAAATGAGACTTTGCAAAGTCAGGGGCCTTCTGGGGATACGTGATCAGGGAAGCAGTGGTGTTGAAGGCCAATGGCCAATCATTGATAAGGGAAATCTTTGTGCCTTATAATCAAAGGGGACAAATATGGATAGTCACTGTGTTTTCCTCCATAGTTTAAGCTGAAGGTCAGTTTTTTACTGTAGCTTCCTCCCAGAGAATTTGGATTAAATTGTTCCCAGACTAAACATATATAGAGcagaattaatattaaataatgataatCAGTCAATAAAATAGCAGGGGACAAGCCCACAAGACATACTGTCTTGAGTCTGCCAGGACACAGAACACcacattatttataatattagtTTTATAATTTATAGTTTTATGGTTTAATCTAGTATTAAGTACAAACATACTCTGCAAATGTGCTAATAagagaaataattattttaaaacacaataaaagaaCTGGTAAGCAGATGAGTACTTGtgaagaatttttaaaaagaaaaaaatgatgctGATATTTGTTCATCTTATACTGTTTACACTGAAGTTCACTGACTCCTTGGCCATTTGTCAACATACATGTTCTTTGAAGAATAAATCCCTGAACTGCAAAGAGGGTTGAGGTTATGTTTTCACTGTGCTCCACCTCATGTCTGAATAAGCGTTAAGTGCTCTTTCATGGTCAAATTATATTAACAATGGCAGCCCGTTGTATAGAACATATGTACATAGGTAAGGTATTTTTCGTTATTATATTGAATGGATTTACACCAGACTTGAATAGGACACGTTTAGTAcctttattgattattttctgaaacattctgtgaaccaccagggggcgcccTTCACTCAGGATGAGATGGCAACACATgattagggtgaccagatgcaAACAAACCAAATGTGGGAGGAGTAGCATATCTGTGTAGGATAATGTGAGATGGCTTACCAGTTCAAATAAGGTAACCTGACGTTTTGAGCTTTAGTTAGACCACAAACAAACAGTAGTCCTCGCATGATCCCAATATCCCCAGTAATCCCCATCTACCAGCCACATCATGTAAAACAACACATTCTTTTCTCTGTGGCCATGATATCACCAGCTAGCTTTTACCTTCTTTTGTCCAGCAGTGGTAAAAAAATTTCTCATAAAACATTTGACAATGATTCTGTGCCATAGAGTTGGGATATCATGCAGtcaaaatttgacatttttgggACACGCCTGGCCACCCTATTCATAATGTTCACAATGGCACATCAGACATGCCATTAATATAACACCACATTCCCCTTAATTTGCATAATAGCATTCTTGTGCCTGGCTGCACATGGGGTCACATTACATGTACCAACAATTATAGCTGCACATCATTATTTTatactaatatatattttggctACAACagtatacaaaatatatttttttacaaaatatacaatatatcaTTAAGGCACCAATACAGCCTTCTAagagaaattaaatgaaatcgAAGCCACATCCACACAGAGTATTTGCTTGTAAAAGTGTGTAAGTGTTTATCTTAGATACTGCAGACTCAAAATCATCAAGTAATGTTGACACATTGGTGGTGGAACTGTGACCCCAACTCCAGGCCTAGTAGTCGTGGGCGACCCAGTCAATCTCAGGGTCGTCGTCATCCAGGCGTATGATGAGATATGAGAGGAGCTGGAAGATGTTTTGCCACAGGAGCAGGAAGACGTAGGCGTAAAAGTCGCTGACATCGATCTGACAGTGTTCGCCGGAGAAGCTCATCTCGCACACGCACTGGAACTTGTTAACGAGGTTGCGGCAGAAACCCCCATTCAGACAGGGGTCCGATGCACACTCGTCCACCTCCAGCTCACACCTGCATGACAGGAGAGCATAGTCAGCTTCAAATGAAAAGCGGCATGTTTTACAACACACGTATCGTGTCGAAGATGTGGATTCTCACCAGTGCCCGGTGAATCCAGGCATGCAGTCACACCCGTCCTCCGCCAGTGAGCAGTTCCCCCCATTAAAACAGCTGTAGTTCAGCCGCTCGGTCCCACAAACAGACACGGGCAGTTTAGGATACCTGGAGGGGAGTGCCCACAACCTTATTACAGTCTATTATAGCATATACGGAACATACAGAAATGCAGTATACACTCGTATTTTACCATGGGACACTGTGCTCCATCTTCAGATTAAAGCACGGTTATTCCAATTATACCAATTTTACCACGGTTAAATGTTAAAACCCTTTAAAATCACATTAAGCAGCATGTAATTAAGAAAGTTCTTACAGTGGTGAGGTGCAGGGCCCATGGGGTCTTTGAGGAGAAACCAGAGGCTGTTCTGTTTGAATGGAATACGATGAGAGAACTGTATTTGTACTGTAGGCCCCGAATATGGGACTTATCATGTTTGGCGCCATCTACCAGTattgtgctttttgtgtgtgtgacagctccCAGACTTCCTCTGACAAATAATGACATAATATTTGTGATGCAATTTCTAGATTTCTAGAATGAGTGATTGTTATATGAAATTTTTGCCAAAGACAACTTTCAGTTCTACACttattttgtgtgcaggtttcaACAAAAAACACCATTGTGCACTTTTTACTGCTCtgttaacaataaaaaaatctcagagCAACATTATGTGGACTCAAATGGACTCAAATGTCCCCAACAATGTCAAAAAGAAGTTCTTTGACTTGGCTGTTAAAAACATCCTCAAAGTGATGTCAACAGACATGACAGTCATTGTGTAGATGTTacattttctgcaaagggaAAAGTAACAGTCTTCCTCTTTGAGAGCATCTTGGATATTGTCATGGACACCTCTCAGCCAGTCAAAATGGCTGGAACCAAGTGTGATATAATAAATGTTAGTAAATACTTAAGTTTTTAAAAcatcataaatgtaaaagtactcACGGGATCCTGTCAATATACCATGGAATTTCTGGAATTTTCTCTCTGTAAAACAAGGTAGAGTCTTTGTTTTTCAGAGAATAGcatgtatgttttattataaaacttgCTATGGTAGGAGGCAGGCTTGACTCACGTGCAGAAGGGCCCAGTGGTGTTCTGGGGGCAGAGACAGGCATAGCGGGCAAAACCCCTGAGGCAGGTGGCACCCTGGCCACACTCATTTCTTGCACATGCATCAGCCTGCATCTGACAGTGCTTTCCCTCGTACTccgggtcacacacacactcatacccctCTGAGAGGAGGATGCAGTTTCCATGGACACAAGGCTTTGAGGCACACACGTCTGCTGTCTCCTCGCATCGAGATCCCCTCCACCCAGCTGGGCAGTTACAGTTAAAGCGGTCGAAGAGGTCTATGCAAACACCCCCATGCTCACAGGGTTCTGACTCACAAACATCACTTCCCAGACAACCGTACTGTGGGGGTCCGGAGGTCCTGATAAATCGCTCCTCCTGAGGTCTGGGCAAGTTTGTCTCTGAATCATTATAAAAAGGCAACAGGAGACCACCAATCTCCACCAAACCCAGACAGCCCACAAGGTCCCCCCCCACCTCCGTACCTAGCCCCCCTACCAGGATGTCCACCCCTTCCTTGAGGAAATTTAGATCCCCAGATGCAGTGGTAGATGTGACCAACTTCTCCTGGTCTCCATCTAAGATCATGGTCCACTCGGAGGCCTGGAGAGTGGGGTCTTGCATGGACAGATGCAACGTGTGCCACTGGCCATCGCTGACTGGAACCTGACTCTCTGAGCTCAGCTTTGGGGATGCCTCCCCTGCCTGCAGCTCCAGGACCATGTAGAAATCCTGGATGGAGATGGTGATGAAGTCAGAGGCTGTCTCGGCATGAAGCAGGGTGGCGTCACTGGCGCTGGTCCGAAACTGCATAGTGATGCTGCTCAGTTGGCGCTGGATTTTTCCATTGGACTTGAAGGTGATTATGGGGCTGTTTTCCTGAAGAGTCACATTGGAAACACCTAGAATGTGAAAGTAGTGAGAAAATGACTGTGGTCAGTAATATTGAGATATGCACTTTGACATGTCGTGCTTAGATACAGACACATGACCTTTCCACATATTCCAGAAATTACTTAAAACACTGATTGCAGTGGTTGATCTATTTAGTTAGCACACAGAAGGTTGGACTTTTAGGACTAGATATAGTGATGCGGAAAGGCAACAATTCCACTAGGGGTCGCCATgtccacatttacagcatttaccagacgcccttatccagagcgacttacaatcagtagttacagggacagtccccccctggagcaacttagggttaaatgtcttgctcagggacacaatggcagtaagtggggtttgaacctgggtattctggttcataggtgagtgtcttacccactaggctactaccaccctaactcACCCTAATGTCCACTAACTCACTTACTGTTCTTAGTTGGCCAGGAGAGGCAAAAAGACCAAATTTTATTTCCTcattgtataaatgtattatcATGTCATCTTAGAATATCCTGGAGGATAAATAAAATCTGTTCAAAATAATTCTCAAGTCATTAGTAGGAGTTATTACGAAAAGTTATTAAATATTTTCGTTGGCATATTTTTGACttgccattttctgttttgcaAAACAAATAAGCATTGATGAGCCACATTGTATAATTGTGCTGTTTTTTCTAAACTACGAAGCGAGTGTGTGAGGGAATCTTCTGCACTCACACTGGAAGCCTTGAGCCTGTGACTGGCAGACTGCATTAGGTGGGCAGGGCAACAGCTCACACCACTTCACCTGCTCACAGCGCCGACCGGTCACGTTCAGGGGGCACTTGCAGGTGAAGTCATCCCATATGGAGTAGCACACACCCCCATTCAAACAAGGGTTGGTCTGGGTGGGAGAGATATATTTGGTGTCAGGTCATTTGCAGTTACATATGCAACATTCAAcaccaaaaaaactgaaacaggTTTGACTTACCAACATTATTTGTTTTCGGTAACCCTTTTTATTGCAGTGTGCATGAAAATTACTTTAAAAGGATCAACACTATTATTATATTGTAGTAAATatagcaatatttttttttgttttcagaaaCATTACTAATATAACAGAGCTGTGAGGAGATATCTATTTTAATAATAGCTTAAAAGTGAATTATAAGGACAGATAGATTCTGTAGACTGATCATAGACTTATAGTCTTTTACACAAATATATCAATAactgttcctttttttcatcaattattcaattaatttttacttttttgttgttCAGAATTCATATCATTCTTAAGAACTGTGGTGTACAGTTGTGAGAGGCTCTATATTAATACATCTGATTGCAGTGGCAGACAAGGTGGAAGTTATGTAATCAGGGATTTGTAAGGTGTTTTAGCTCTTACGCTGCAGGAGTTGTCACCAGCACAGCCGCGTGTGACTTTCACCAGCCGCTCCAGAGAATACGACATGACCGGGCTGCCGAGAGGATAGAACTGCAGCCGTTTGGAGTTCACACGCAGGTCCTGGATGCAGCCTTTGAAGTATCCCCCATAGGCAGCAGTGGCACGGTGGTCTGGTAACCCACCCACATACACTAGATCCCCAGGTTGCATGCACACAGATTGTATGGGGATGTTGCCCTGGTTCTGTGCAGACAGGATCATCTCCACCATGCCTTCATCCACCTTCACAGTGACCAGGTGGAAGTGGCCATCATTGACCACTCCTCGGCTCACTAGAATGTCAGAGTTGTTGATCTGAAGTTTGACTTTTCCGTCGTGTATCCAGATGTGTAGATACTGGCTGGTGCTATTGGCCATGACCAGGAGCAAGCCATGTGTGTGCCTCGTCCGAATGAACAGGGACATGATGATACTTTGGCTCAGTCCCTCATCCGCGGAGAAGACAGCATAGCTCTCTGAGTCTTCTTTCCCAAAATGTGCGGTTATGTATTCTGCGTGGACACAGAATTATTCATGTACTGGTACATGTTTGCTGCCTCTGTTTCATCTTTGTctaaacagacatttttttttcatttgacttaTTTCAACATTACAACCATTGCATTACctgcacattttttaattaagactATCAAGATATAAAATTGTTTGCAGTAGACAAGTTAACTGGAAAGTCCCTCCAACTCCCACATCCCATTAATCCATGATTTGGTGTTATTTACTGCACAAATGAATGATGGTGCTGGAGTTATTTCTTTAGCTCCATAATCCTCTACTGCGTCTAAAGACTAAGTTGGTCTTCAGAGAGTTCTAATTTGGTCTCTCATTGCTTCCACATACTGAACAAATTGAACTGTATGCACTGTAACATTATTTACCCTTAATGTGTCACGATACCTACCCATTCACTGTCTGGCCAATGTATTAAAAATCAGCCCATGCGTTTTAATGTAGTAAAATCTGTGGTGTTTtaaatgtgattatttttacATCTGTTTGCTTGCATAGCTTACCCTCCTGGCATTCTGCTCCCTCATATGGCCGATGACACTCACAGGTGTAGCCTCTCCACCCTTGGCTAATGCACCTGCCTCTGCTCTGACATGGGGTGTCCTCACAACTGTCATGATCACTGCACCCCATTGTCACATTCACCTGCTCTGCTGGTGCATTTGCCCCAACTCCTGGCACCACCAGCTGAGAATCTAGATATACGTCTCGCATGCAGCCTATAAAGTGGACAGCTGCACCATCCTCCACTCCTCCGATGAAAAGGCTGTGACGGAGAACGGTTTGGTCAGGGAAGCCAGACCCAAGCTCTGGTGCTGAGGGCTCTGTGGGGGTTTCTGTAGGGGCTGCAGAGGAGGCCAGCATTACAGTCTCCCTTTGACAGTCCCCCTCTGTGCAAGACAGGTGGAGCCCGAGCACCCCAGCCATCACAGTCGCCTCCAATCTGTGCCACTGTCCGTCTGCCAGCACCTCCTCGACAACAAGCCCCTGCAGGATTTGATTTGACTGAACCCTCTGCATAGTGTAATGGAGCCGCCCATGCACAAGCTCCAGTACAATCATGTGTTCTTCAATTTTGTGCTGTAGAATAGTCCCAGCTCCGTGATCAGTCTGGAAACTCAGGGTTACgttcagtggcgccttggcgttGGCAAGAGATGACTCAATAAGAAGGTACCCATTAGTCTCAAATGAAAAGGTGGTGGGAGTTTGGCATTTGGGTCCCTCAAAGCCTTGGGGACAGGCGCAGGTGTATCTGTGATGTGAATACATTAGGTAAGGAGAGCACGTCCCTCCATTCAGACACCGGTGGTCCTGGCATCCCACCAGGGCTACTGAGCAGTTCTCCCCTCCATAGAGAAGGCCATTCTTTCTCTCCTGGGAGCATTGACAGATGTAGGATTCCTGATGACTCTTGCACGAACCTCCATTTTGGCATGGTTTCAAATCACAGCCATTGATGGTTTCCTGACAGATGACGCCTGGACAGAGCAAA includes the following:
- the LOC114788887 gene encoding proline-rich protein 36-like isoform X2 gives rise to the protein MTLRFHGPASLELPFLINQGSLKPLQLSQLPSGCGYSFRRNWMNMAFTAPYDGCFVARNGDTFILSLNLWGLPLRMSCPNLPQKPPSLTCDPHGMTVKLEMVASTKNLTVKVNGEWEPLMKVASRCGFSVLEHLEAVEISAPYRPCIRPEDGLFNFAIAADHEVKLSCPSRSPGDYVDSLHVAPKPNITATYPPPAKHMEDPKPAIHDPKPIQHSILDQMGLPLFPLPQVPQNVYYPYFYPQNAKPPQLQSPETGSFSPSRLDAHPPAPPVSTLPLVPKLDSRVPPPSSDPVHPVQQPHYTLQSLWPWYAQALKPSKPAISEKPVYAAPQHVVPVTPPPAKPLSPHLPLPLSPEAIGPITPKPAQTPPVPFPELNLLPNQPASIVCPPTPCPPVCPPSYSSCCHIHCHQHYHHHNHFGLAVGGAAQFIQSSNTRNQTSFQQPLNVPPFVAQIQSPASTLLPVSKPPSQPPAPQSIQSRIQQQAPFHTYGIKGQIFPYDSSNFLYPAQPPPDTSHFQHSLVPPVRQDPVPWPSWHPHGYSLHPKGSSADSPEKLNFKIPQPSLLQETNHPYEKQPDSAPDLLSSVSHGAPQTFAKYWRNVLSLPYQHAGHPNAPKQLQPANSPQGYVENPFHFYNADEQK
- the LOC114788887 gene encoding proline-rich protein 36-like isoform X1, giving the protein MTLRFHGPASLELPFLINQGSLKPLQLSQLPSGCGYSFRRNWMNMAFTAPYDGCFVARNGDTFILSLNLWGLPLRMSCPNLPQKPPSLTCDPHGMTVKLEMVASTKNLTVKVNGEWEPLMKVASRCGFSVLEHLEAVEISAPYRPCIRPEDGLFNFAIAADHEVKLSCPSRSPGDYVDSLHVAPKPNITATYPPPAKHMEDPKPAIHDPKPIQHSILDQMGLPLFPLPQVPQNVYYPYFYPQNAKPPQLQSPETGSFSPSRLDAHPPAPPVSTLPLVPKLDSRVPPPSSDPVHPVQQPHYTLQSLWPWYAQALKPSKPAISEKPVYAAPQHVVPVTPPPAKPLSPHLPLPLSPEAIGPITPKPAQTPPVPFPELNLLPNQPASIVCPPTPCPPVCPPSYSSCCHIHCHQHYHHHNHFGLAVGGAAQFIQSSNTRNQTSFQQPLNVPPFVAQIQSPASTLLPVSKPPSQPPAPQSIQSRIQQQAPFHTYGIKGQIFPYDSSNFLYPAQPPPDTSHFQHSLVPPVRQDPVPWPSWHPHGYSLHPKGSSAGDLPGGLFVPGLSKPSEVSEPHFPYVNSDSPEKLNFKIPQPSLLQETNHPYEKQPDSAPDLLSSVSHGAPQTFAKYWRNVLSLPYQHAGHPNAPKQLQPANSPQGYVENPFHFYNADEQK
- the ahsg2 gene encoding alpha-2-HS-glycoprotein 2, with product MKILCVVLGLLVAVAWAQKQPKGVQAPCDSPEAEKAALFSQDFLNAQHTHGYKYTLNQIDDFKIATRPDGVETYFIELELLETKCHVLDPTPVANCTVRTKAESAVEADCDVALSNAAGVLSVVAFKCGSEIETVDGCVGCINLLPLNHTDALIVTSASLASFNNQTGNATTSKFSLLEVGRLSSQVLAGGPRLFAEYAIVETNCTTDEDDNCVPLNNTVAAGINATAPTPVFLHQYHAASPQLSPVHGIKLHKLTAMHDPTVSNLLSAESESSEAMPPAAAIVKREAVADPILPEAPALLAPPKPLCPGRLIYF
- the LOC114788957 gene encoding protein crumbs homolog 1-like, which encodes MWKAVAFVLHILLQCAGVICQETINGCDLKPCQNGGSCKSHQESYICQCSQERKNGLLYGGENCSVALVGCQDHRCLNGGTCSPYLMYSHHRYTCACPQGFEGPKCQTPTTFSFETNGYLLIESSLANAKAPLNVTLSFQTDHGAGTILQHKIEEHMIVLELVHGRLHYTMQRVQSNQILQGLVVEEVLADGQWHRLEATVMAGVLGLHLSCTEGDCQRETVMLASSAAPTETPTEPSAPELGSGFPDQTVLRHSLFIGGVEDGAAVHFIGCMRDVYLDSQLVVPGVGANAPAEQVNVTMGCSDHDSCEDTPCQSRGRCISQGWRGYTCECHRPYEGAECQEEYITAHFGKEDSESYAVFSADEGLSQSIIMSLFIRTRHTHGLLLVMANSTSQYLHIWIHDGKVKLQINNSDILVSRGVVNDGHFHLVTVKVDEGMVEMILSAQNQGNIPIQSVCMQPGDLVYVGGLPDHRATAAYGGYFKGCIQDLRVNSKRLQFYPLGSPVMSYSLERLVKVTRGCAGDNSCSTNPCLNGGVCYSIWDDFTCKCPLNVTGRRCEQVKWCELLPCPPNAVCQSQAQGFQCVSNVTLQENSPIITFKSNGKIQRQLSSITMQFRTSASDATLLHAETASDFITISIQDFYMVLELQAGEASPKLSSESQVPVSDGQWHTLHLSMQDPTLQASEWTMILDGDQEKLVTSTTASGDLNFLKEGVDILVGGLGTEVGGDLVGCLGLVEIGGLLLPFYNDSETNLPRPQEERFIRTSGPPQYGCLGSDVCESEPCEHGGVCIDLFDRFNCNCPAGWRGSRCEETADVCASKPCVHGNCILLSEGYECVCDPEYEGKHCQMQADACARNECGQGATCLRGFARYACLCPQNTTGPFCTEKIPEIPWYIDRIPYPKLPVSVCGTERLNYSCFNGGNCSLAEDGCDCMPGFTGHWCELEVDECASDPCLNGGFCRNLVNKFQCVCEMSFSGEHCQIDVSDFYAYVFLLLWQNIFQLLSYLIIRLDDDDPEIDWVAHDY